Proteins encoded within one genomic window of Microbacterium sp. zg-B185:
- a CDS encoding TRAM domain-containing protein yields MDAGDELDLDVTSVAHGGVFVGRYGDDSTAADRGAEETRGAARGGRVIFVPDAIPGERVRVRLTDVGKKSFWRGDVIDVLEPSPHRQPHVWRQADVTVPPHLRPGGADFGHIELAHQRALKREVLTDALQRFGGVEWDVDVAGPVGVTDAEGRIVEAETADGTRWRTRVSLHVDADGHVGPYAARSHTVVPVEDFPLATAAVERAALQQTHGRPGRIDLVQPADGRVRVLPRPDSARHAPGQAREVVTERVGTREFRVDAGGFWQVHRLAAATLDSAVRSAVRAAGPRGAEDAVLDAEAWHLDLYGGVGLFAAALAELGGGRVTSVESDPRATEHAGENLAEWVGARAETARVDRFLARLGAEASDRDRDRLSHGVTVLDPPRSGAGRGIVERIAALRPAAVVYVACDPVALARDVATFRAEGYSLSRIAAYDIFPNSHHVEAVATFVR; encoded by the coding sequence GTGGATGCCGGAGACGAACTCGACCTCGATGTGACCAGTGTCGCCCACGGCGGGGTGTTCGTCGGGCGGTACGGAGACGATTCGACCGCGGCGGACCGCGGCGCCGAGGAGACCCGCGGCGCGGCGCGCGGCGGACGCGTGATCTTCGTTCCCGACGCGATCCCGGGGGAGCGCGTGCGCGTGCGCCTGACCGACGTCGGGAAGAAGTCGTTCTGGCGCGGCGACGTGATCGATGTGCTGGAGCCCTCGCCCCACCGGCAGCCGCATGTCTGGCGCCAGGCCGATGTCACGGTGCCGCCGCACCTGCGCCCCGGGGGCGCGGACTTCGGGCACATCGAGCTGGCCCACCAGCGAGCGCTCAAGCGGGAGGTGCTGACCGACGCCCTGCAGCGCTTCGGCGGCGTGGAGTGGGACGTGGACGTGGCGGGCCCCGTCGGGGTGACCGACGCGGAGGGGCGGATCGTCGAGGCCGAAACGGCGGACGGCACGCGGTGGCGCACGCGAGTGAGTCTTCACGTCGACGCCGACGGCCACGTCGGCCCCTACGCCGCGCGCAGCCACACGGTCGTGCCCGTCGAGGACTTCCCGCTCGCGACCGCGGCCGTCGAGCGCGCCGCGCTGCAGCAAACGCACGGTCGACCCGGCCGCATCGATCTGGTCCAGCCTGCCGACGGGCGCGTCCGGGTGCTGCCGCGTCCCGACTCGGCCCGCCACGCCCCTGGCCAGGCGCGTGAGGTCGTCACCGAGCGGGTCGGCACGCGGGAGTTCCGGGTCGACGCCGGCGGCTTCTGGCAGGTGCACCGGCTGGCCGCGGCAACGCTGGATTCCGCCGTGCGATCCGCGGTTCGCGCGGCCGGTCCGCGTGGCGCGGAGGATGCCGTCCTGGACGCCGAGGCCTGGCACCTTGACCTTTACGGCGGCGTGGGACTCTTCGCCGCCGCACTCGCCGAGCTCGGCGGAGGCCGGGTCACGTCTGTGGAATCCGACCCGCGCGCCACCGAGCACGCCGGCGAGAACCTCGCCGAATGGGTCGGCGCACGTGCCGAGACGGCGCGAGTGGACCGGTTCCTCGCGCGGCTGGGGGCCGAAGCCTCCGACCGGGACCGCGACCGGCTCAGCCACGGCGTCACCGTCCTGGATCCCCCCCGCTCCGGTGCCGGACGCGGGATCGTCGAACGGATCGCCGCGCTGCGGCCCGCAGCGGTCGTGTACGTGGCATGCGACCCGGTCGCCCTGGCCCGCGACGTGGCGACGTTCCGCGCCGAGGGCTACTCGCTGAGTCGGATCGCGGCGTACGACATCTTCCCCAACTCGCACCACGTCGAGGCGGTCGCGACCTTCGTACGGTGA
- a CDS encoding response regulator transcription factor, which produces MTRVALIDDHESVRLGLEAACARAHKEVVFSGSNVNEYLSWRAFSRAQPADVVVLDLTLGDGTTVTENVRRLVSDGSSVIIHSVADRPAAVREALAAGAAGVVSKGSPIDDVMAAIRTVAQGEPLNNVEWASAVEGDRAFADAQLSARERDVLRLYAAGLPLKVVADRLGVAYSTAKENITRVRVKYVEVGRPAPTKVDLLRRAMEDGILAEPTDREGAGGVGA; this is translated from the coding sequence ATGACGCGAGTGGCCCTGATCGACGACCACGAGTCCGTGCGACTCGGGCTCGAGGCCGCCTGCGCACGAGCGCACAAAGAAGTCGTGTTCTCGGGCAGCAACGTCAACGAATACCTGAGCTGGCGCGCGTTCAGCCGTGCGCAGCCGGCCGATGTCGTCGTCCTGGACCTGACGCTCGGTGACGGCACCACCGTCACGGAGAACGTCCGCCGACTCGTCTCGGACGGGTCGAGCGTGATCATCCACAGCGTCGCCGATCGGCCGGCGGCGGTGCGCGAGGCGCTCGCCGCAGGCGCGGCCGGCGTCGTCAGCAAGGGCTCCCCGATCGACGACGTGATGGCCGCGATCCGGACGGTCGCCCAGGGCGAACCGCTCAACAACGTCGAGTGGGCCAGCGCGGTGGAAGGCGACCGCGCATTCGCCGATGCGCAGCTGTCTGCGCGTGAGCGCGACGTGCTGCGCCTGTACGCGGCCGGATTGCCGTTGAAGGTGGTCGCGGACCGTCTCGGTGTGGCGTATTCCACGGCCAAGGAGAACATCACGCGCGTTCGCGTGAAATACGTCGAGGTCGGCAGGCCGGCCCCGACCAAGGTCGACCTGCTGCGCCGCGCGATGGAGGACGGAATCCTTGCCGAACCGACTGACCGCGAAGGCGCCGGTGGTGTCGGAGCCTGA
- a CDS encoding ATP-binding protein has protein sequence MSEPESARAVLADAWGHIPQTRETTAGLGSFTRLRIERIISIVVGLGSLVLGTQAFLAALGPSFQEKPEWHLPLVLMTFVPLAGMIVACLIGRGVRIAAGIYAVIYPVALLLWPLATTGGAADHVAQPWIWYLVNVATVASVLAFALPLQIVWTVGLPILFGIVRLIQGDFAQLYWFSVALDVSFALILGAMLLTLGWVFRSVAANVDETRARAVQSYAQAAAADAAEQERVAVAALMHDSVLAALIAAERAHTPRQKTLAVAMAREALTRLANTEQDSEEGSDEPRDAASIADDIERAALELGVSVRAERLITEHAPAMPGRAARALVLAATQAVANAAQHAAGSGLAVSVEGDDDPSRVVITVRDTGAGFDLERVPHDRLGIRASIFARVAAVGGTSTIDSDANGTTVRLEWREASS, from the coding sequence GTGTCGGAGCCTGAAAGCGCCCGCGCCGTCCTCGCCGACGCGTGGGGACACATTCCGCAGACACGTGAGACTACGGCCGGCCTCGGCTCGTTCACGCGGCTGCGGATCGAGCGCATCATCTCGATCGTCGTCGGTCTGGGCAGTCTCGTCCTGGGCACGCAGGCGTTCCTGGCTGCACTGGGACCCTCGTTCCAGGAGAAGCCGGAATGGCATCTGCCGCTCGTGCTGATGACCTTCGTGCCGCTCGCCGGCATGATCGTGGCCTGTCTGATCGGCCGCGGGGTCCGCATAGCGGCCGGCATCTACGCCGTCATCTATCCCGTCGCCCTTCTGCTCTGGCCGCTGGCGACCACGGGTGGAGCAGCCGATCACGTGGCGCAGCCGTGGATCTGGTATCTCGTCAACGTCGCAACAGTGGCCAGCGTGCTCGCTTTCGCGCTGCCTCTGCAGATCGTGTGGACCGTCGGCCTGCCGATCCTCTTCGGAATCGTGAGATTGATCCAGGGCGACTTCGCGCAGCTGTACTGGTTCTCGGTCGCCCTCGATGTGTCGTTCGCGCTGATCCTGGGTGCGATGCTGCTCACCCTCGGGTGGGTCTTCCGCTCCGTTGCTGCGAACGTGGACGAGACCCGGGCACGCGCCGTCCAGTCGTATGCGCAGGCCGCGGCGGCGGATGCCGCAGAGCAGGAGCGCGTCGCGGTGGCCGCGCTCATGCACGACAGCGTGCTGGCGGCGTTGATCGCCGCGGAGCGTGCGCACACGCCGCGACAAAAGACTCTGGCGGTGGCGATGGCGCGGGAGGCGCTCACCCGTCTGGCGAACACCGAGCAGGACTCCGAGGAGGGCAGCGACGAGCCACGGGATGCCGCGAGCATCGCTGATGACATCGAACGCGCCGCTCTGGAACTGGGTGTCTCGGTGCGGGCGGAACGGCTGATCACCGAACATGCTCCTGCCATGCCCGGTCGGGCTGCTCGTGCTCTCGTCCTGGCCGCCACCCAGGCGGTCGCGAACGCCGCCCAGCACGCCGCCGGCTCCGGACTGGCGGTCAGTGTGGAGGGTGATGACGACCCCTCACGGGTGGTCATCACGGTGCGGGACACCGGCGCGGGATTCGATCTGGAGCGCGTGCCCCACGATCGTCTCGGCATCCGTGCCTCGATCTTCGCGCGGGTCGCCGCGGTCGGCGGCACCAGCACGATCGACTCCGACGCGAACGGCACCACCGTGCGCCTGGAATGGCGTGAGGCGTCTTCATGA
- a CDS encoding acyl-CoA carboxylase subunit epsilon, which produces MTGTVDPSESADRMRVDVLRGTPTGDELAGLIAVVTEAYREESAGATVQEIPGRTAWSLSQRSLRAPLHRDLGWARWSGH; this is translated from the coding sequence GTGACCGGCACCGTCGATCCCTCGGAGTCCGCCGACCGCATGCGCGTGGACGTGCTGCGAGGCACGCCGACCGGCGATGAGCTGGCCGGCCTGATCGCCGTCGTCACCGAGGCGTACCGCGAGGAGTCGGCCGGCGCGACGGTCCAGGAGATCCCGGGCAGAACGGCGTGGTCGCTCTCGCAGCGCTCACTGCGTGCGCCGTTGCACCGCGATCTCGGCTGGGCTCGCTGGAGCGGGCACTAG
- a CDS encoding acyl-CoA carboxylase subunit beta: protein MTDQPDLFTTAGKIADLRARFQEAVVDAERTAQDKQHAKGKLTARQRIEMLVDTGSFVEFDEYVRHRTIAFGMEKSRPYGDSVVTGVGTIHGRTVAVYAQDFSTFGGSLGEVAGEKIVKIMEYALRGGMPCIGILDSGGARIQEGVVALGKYGEIFRLNTRASGVIPQISLIMGPAAGGAVYSPALTDFVIMVDKTSQMFVTGPDVIKTVTGEDVGMEELGGAYTHNTRSGVAHYLAEDEDDAIDYARTLLGFLPDNNMSELPVYESEFEFETTDADRFLNTVIPDSANQPYDIHQVIAHVVDGGDFLEVQPLFAPNIVIGFGRVEGRTVGIIANQPSQMAGTLNIEAGEKASRFVRFCDAFSVPILTLVDVPGYLPGTDQEWTGVIRRGAKLLYAYAEATVPLVTVILRKAYGGAYIVMGSKQLGADVNLAWPTAEIAVMGGQGAVNILYRGEIKRAEAAGEDVAAVRTRLANEYTYNVASPFLAAERGELDGIIEPAQTRVAIAKALRSLRGKRASLPPKKHGNIPL, encoded by the coding sequence GTGACCGATCAGCCCGACCTTTTCACGACCGCCGGCAAGATCGCGGACCTCCGCGCGAGGTTCCAGGAGGCCGTCGTCGATGCGGAGCGGACCGCGCAGGACAAGCAGCACGCGAAGGGCAAGCTCACCGCGCGGCAGCGGATCGAGATGCTCGTGGACACCGGCAGCTTCGTCGAGTTCGACGAGTACGTGCGGCACCGCACCATCGCCTTCGGCATGGAGAAGTCCCGGCCGTACGGCGACTCGGTCGTCACCGGTGTCGGCACGATCCATGGCCGCACCGTCGCGGTGTACGCACAGGACTTCTCCACCTTCGGCGGGTCGCTGGGCGAGGTGGCCGGAGAGAAGATCGTCAAGATCATGGAGTACGCGCTGCGCGGCGGGATGCCGTGCATCGGCATCCTGGACTCGGGCGGGGCGCGCATCCAGGAGGGCGTCGTGGCGCTCGGCAAATACGGCGAGATCTTCCGTCTGAACACGCGGGCCTCGGGTGTGATCCCGCAGATCTCCCTGATCATGGGTCCCGCCGCCGGCGGCGCGGTGTACTCCCCGGCGCTGACCGACTTCGTGATCATGGTCGACAAGACCAGCCAGATGTTCGTCACCGGCCCCGACGTCATCAAGACCGTGACCGGCGAGGACGTGGGCATGGAGGAGCTGGGCGGCGCGTACACGCACAACACGCGGTCCGGTGTGGCGCACTACCTGGCCGAGGACGAGGACGACGCGATCGACTACGCGCGCACGCTGCTCGGCTTCCTGCCGGACAACAACATGTCCGAGCTGCCCGTCTACGAGAGCGAGTTCGAGTTCGAGACCACGGATGCCGATCGCTTTCTGAACACGGTCATCCCCGACTCGGCGAATCAGCCCTACGACATCCACCAGGTCATCGCGCACGTCGTCGACGGGGGCGATTTCCTGGAGGTGCAGCCGCTGTTCGCGCCGAACATCGTGATCGGCTTCGGGCGGGTCGAAGGCCGCACGGTCGGGATCATCGCGAATCAGCCCTCGCAGATGGCCGGCACGCTGAACATCGAGGCCGGCGAGAAGGCCAGCCGCTTCGTGCGCTTCTGCGACGCGTTCTCGGTGCCGATCCTGACCCTGGTCGACGTGCCCGGCTACCTGCCCGGCACCGACCAGGAGTGGACCGGTGTCATCCGGCGCGGCGCCAAGCTCCTCTACGCGTACGCCGAGGCAACCGTGCCGCTGGTGACGGTCATCCTGCGCAAGGCCTACGGGGGCGCGTACATCGTCATGGGCTCCAAGCAGCTCGGCGCCGACGTCAACCTCGCCTGGCCGACCGCCGAGATCGCCGTCATGGGCGGACAGGGCGCGGTGAACATCCTCTACCGCGGCGAGATCAAGCGGGCGGAGGCGGCCGGTGAAGATGTCGCTGCGGTGCGCACCCGGCTCGCGAACGAGTACACGTACAACGTGGCATCCCCGTTCCTGGCCGCCGAGCGCGGCGAGCTGGACGGGATCATCGAGCCGGCACAGACCCGCGTCGCCATCGCCAAGGCATTGCGATCGCTGCGCGGCAAGCGCGCCAGCCTGCCACCCAAGAAGCACGGGAACATCCCGCTGTGA